The Ranitomeya imitator isolate aRanImi1 chromosome 3, aRanImi1.pri, whole genome shotgun sequence genome has a window encoding:
- the LOC138670113 gene encoding uncharacterized protein, with translation MSSQEDIERPLEVVILPSGDANKKISGHSKMSDSTDKSGKKSSRSKPQADQTTLQPAKRTSKSKHKQCKICNEPLPDSYIKELCQHCIDNTLQQESSVRMNDIRLMIREELQSLRGSPAVNMERRSRRTLSPIADTSAESGEVDSDISQRLDSSEEEDYVCFPTDNVNNLVKAVRGTMGVSESKDPQTPQDIMFAGLSQRKGQVFPVNQAIKDLVKKEWAKGQKGFVPVSCKRRYPFDDEDLAVWSKIPKVDAAVASTSRRSSLPVEDAGSLPDPMDRKSDALLKRSWEACVTAFKPAISATSTSRSMLVWLEQLDQNIKSGVSREKLRASIPLIKGAAAFISDASIDSLRLAARTASLTNTARRALWLKNWKGDAQSRAKLCTIPCQGEYLFGTVLDEILTKAGERKKGFPNPFIPSYRRAFKKPPFGRKGGFRDRWNNKDFKQRGNLFNKRPFKPADKFR, from the exons atgtcgtctcaggaagatattgagcgcccactggaggttgtaatcctgcctagtggtgatgctaataagaaaatcagcggacactcaaaaatgagtgattccacggataaatcagggaaaaaatcgtcccgttccaaaccccaggccgaccagacaactctgcagccg gctaagcggacgtcaaaatctaaacataagcagtgtaagatatgtaatgagcccctacctgactcatatattaaggagctatgtcaacattgcattgataacactttacagcaggagagttcggtcaggatgaatgacatacgtctcatgatccgggaagagcttcagtccttgaggggtagtccggcggttaatatggaaaggagaagtagaaggactctttcacctatagccgacacatcagcagaaagtggagaggtggactcagacatctctcagagattggattcctcggaggaggaagattatgtctgttttcctacagacaatgtaaataatttggttaaagctgtaagaggaacaatgggggtgtcagagtctaaagatccccagacaccacaggacatcatgttcgcaggtttatcgcagcgaaagggccaggtattccctgtgaatcaggccattaaagaccttgttaaaaaagaatgggctaaaggacagaagggctttgtaccggtatcatgtaagaggcggtacccctttgatgatgaggacttggcagtttggtctaaaattcctaaagtggatgcggctgtagcatcaacttctcgccgatcctccttacccgtagaggatgcgggctccttgcctgaccccatggatagaaaatcagacgctctgcttaagaggtcatgggaagcttgtgtcacggcatttaaaccggcgatctcagccacgtccactagtagatctatgctggtctggctggagcagttggaccaaaatattaagagtggtgtatctagggagaaactacgtgcctctattcctttgattaagggggcggcagccttcatttctgatgcctctatagactctctccgcctagcagccagaacagccagcctcactaatacggcacggcgcgctttatggttaaagaattggaaaggggatgcccagtccagggctaaattgtgtactataccctgccagggtgagtacctctttggaacggtcttagacgaaattctcactaaggcaggtgaaaggaagaaggggtttcctaatccctttattccttcttacagaagggcgttcaagaagccaccattcggaaggaagggaggcttcagggaccgatggaataacaaggatttcaaacaaagaggaaatttgttcaataagcgccccttcaagccagcagataaattccgctga